The genomic DNA TATTCTGCAGTAATTGTGTATTTGCCAGGGTTTAAGTTGAGTTTAAGTCTTGCATAACCGTTTGCATCGGTTCTGCAGGAGTAGTGGATAGTGTGCACATAAATGTCAACAAACTCACCTTCGCCCACAGGTTTACCGTCATCACCAATTGCCCTTACAGTGTAATAGGTACCGTCAACAAAGTCCATTGTAATATCCTTGTTTTCAATTAAACGTTTTACAATAGTTGTTGTAGCAGTACGTTCCTCACCAGTTACAGGATTGATAATTGTTACATCATATTTACCAACTGCCAATTTAGAAGTGTCTAAGAAAGCAATTCCTTGACTGTCTGTTTTTACAGTGTATGTTTTACCGTTGACAGTGAATTGAACATCAGTGTATGGAAGCACATGACCATTCTTATCTAGGAACTCTGCTTTATAATCGTATGGACTGTTCCATCCTCTAGTAATGTTTTCAGCAATTACTGATTTGAACACTTTTACAGACTTGGTAATATCCTGAGGATTATATTGGTCATTACCGCTGTAGGAGATATTCACATCATGGGTTCCTTCGCTCACACCAGGAATTGAGATTATGTTTTCTCCACCGGTTACAGGAGCAGTTACAGTTATATTGTCTACAGTGACTGTAACGTTACCGTCTCCACCTTCAGGAACAATCACTTTAACTTTCACATCTTCTCCAACAGGCACATTGTCAACTTCAGCTCCAATATTAGGTGAAGTCTTGTTGCTTGAAATGTGGAAGTCTTTGGATGTAGAGTTTCCTAGGTATTTTTCATCTCCAAGGTAAATCACATTAGCTGTGTAGTCTCCAGTGCCCTTGATTGGAATTGTTACTGATTTTTCACCAGCAGTAAGGTTGATTCCATAATCTGTTCCAGCCACATTGACCACTACATAACCTGTTGCATCCTCTGGTAGGGTTACGGTTACTGTAGCTTGACCGTTAGTGGAGTTGTCCACTTCAACAGAGATTGGAGCAGGGTTTTTGTCAACTGTGAAGTCTGCAGTGGTTGCATTTGCAAGGTATGAGTCGTCACCATCATATATTGCGGTAACTGTCTTGTTGCCTGAAAGCAATCCGGTTATTTCAAATACTGCTTTGCCATCAACAGGTTTTTTGGAGTATGTTTTACCATCAATTTCAACTGTTACATTTCCAGTGACATTTTCAGGAACATTTACAGTCACTTCAATGGTTTCACCAACTTTACCTCCAGTCACTTCAATGCTCATTGGAGTTGCATGTTTAGGAATTGTAACTTTGCCGTCTGTGGATTGGCCTTTGTGGTTTTCATCACCGGAGTATGTTGCAGTTATATCATGGGTTCCAGGAGTCTCATTAGTCAAGTCAAATGTAGCAGTTCCGTTAACAATAGGAGAAGTGTAGTTATTTCCGTCGATAGTGACTGTCACATTACCTGTAGCGTTTGCAGGAACAACGACAACTACTGTACCGTTTCCTTGGTCAATGACCTTAATGTCATCAGGGCTGGTTTCAGCAGGTTTGACTGACAGTGGAGTAGTTGTATTTGCAGGCAAGTACTTGTCATCACCATTATAGGTCACTTTAACCTCATAATCTCCAACAGGAACGCCAGGAACAATAATCTCATTTTCACCGCCGGTAATAGGAACGGTTCTTGTGATATTTCCAATAGTTACAGTCACATTACCAGTAGCATCTTCAGGAACAGTAACCTTAATCACAGCAGGATCACCAACAGTGATGTTATCTGCGCTAGCACTGATTTCAGCATCGGATACCTTATTGACAATTACTTTAGCAGTGTCGTTTGAACTGGATAAGTACTTGTCATTTTCAAGGAGTGTTACTTTAACATCGTATGTTGCATTAGCAAGTCCATCTACTTTGAGTTGGCCTGCACCATTGGTTACATTTACACTGTAGTCTTTACCGCCAATAGTTACAACAGCAGTTCCGTTGAAGTCACTTGGACCAGCAATAACAATTGTTGCGGTTTCATCAACCTTAATCACATCACCAGTGACATTTACGCTTGATGCCACTTTATCTACTTTGAATTGAGCAGTAGTTGAGTTTGCAAGATACCAGTCATCACCGGCGTAGCTTGCAACAACTGTCTTGTTGCCTACAGTTAATCCTTCAATTTCAAAGACTGCCTTACCATCGACAGGTTTTACTGAGTAAGTTTTACCATCAATTTCAACAGTTACGTTTTCAGTTACGTTTTCTGGAACAGACACTATCACTTTAGTGATGTTTCCAACAGCACTAGCATTAACTTCAATGGAGATTGGAGTTGCATATTTTGGAATTGTCACAGTTCCGTTTGCAGCTGCAGCAGTGTAGTTTTCATCACCGGAGTATGTTGCGGTAATGTCATAGGTTCCAGGAGTCTCATTAGTCAAGTCAAATGTAGCGGTTCCGTTAACAACAGGAGAAGTGTAGTTAGTTCCGTTGATTGTAATGTTTACGTTACCAGTTGCATCTTTAGGAACAACAACCACAACAGTACCATTGCCTTGATCAATCACTTTGATGTCAGCCGGATCGGTTTCAGCCGGTTTGACTGACAGTGGAGTAGTTGTATTTGCAGGCAAGTACTTGTCATCACCATTATAAGTCACTTTAACCTCATAATCTCCAACAGGAACACCAGGAACAATAATCTCATTTTCTCCACCAGCAATAGGAACAGTTCTTGTGATATTTCCAATAGTTACAGTCACATTGCCAGTAGCATCATCAGGAACAGTAACCTTAATCACAGCAGGATCACCGACAGTAATATTATCAGCGCTTGCAGTGATTTCAGCATCAGCCACTTTATTTACAAGCAATTTAACTGTATCGTTGACGCTTTGGAGATACTTGTCATTTTCTAAGTAAGTTACATTAATATCATATGTGCCGTTAGCGAGTCCGTCGACTTTAAGCTGACCTACACCATTTGTCAATGCTACGCTGTAGTTCATGCCGTTCACATTAACAACAGCAGTACCGTTAAAGTCACTTGGACCTGTAATGTCAATAATTGCAGTTTCATTTACATTGATTGGGTCTACAGTTACGTTTACGCTTGAAGCACTTTTAGTTATATTGAATGAAATAGTTGAACTATTTCCATAATATTTGTCATTTTCATATACTGTAGCTGTAACTGTGTATTCACCAGCAGGCAATTTAGTAGTATCCACAACAACCTTGCCGTCAACAACTGAGTATTCTTTACCGTTGATTGTTACAACAGCGGCAGTGTTGTTTGTTAAGGTTATTTCGAATTCATCACCGACATAGTGAGTTGAAATATCATCAACTTTTACTGTTGAGTTATGTTTGATTACTGTAAACATTGTTGAGTTTGAAGCTTGAGTGTAGTAATCGTTTTCAGCAACTTCAGCAGTAATTGTGTAATTGCCAGCAACAGTGCCGTTGAAGCTGTATACTCCTCCAACAGGAGTTACAACAACACCGTTCACTTTGACAACCAAAGTGGAATTACTGTTGGTAGTGACAGTGAAAGTCAAGTTGTTGTCGATTTCAATAATCTTATCAGCAGTGATAATCACAGTAGCTGTGGTTTTGTTAACAACACTGAATTCATCACTTGTTGCATTTACTGGGTTGTATTTGTCATCACCTAAGTAGTAAGCCTTAGCAGTGTAATCTCCAACCGGCAAGGTTACATTTAATTCTGCAACTTTATCAACAATAGGAACTGTGTAGTTGTGTCCGCCAACTTCAATGATGACAGATCCGCTAGTTACATTACCCATAGTCACAGTAATTGTAGCTTCCTTACCAACAACAACATCGACACTAGGAACAACAACACTATCAATTGTAGCATTGTGTTTAATGATGTCAAACTCTTTTGTTGTAGTATTAGCATAATATTTATCGTTTTCAGCGATTGTGGCAGTGACAATGTAGTGTCCTGCAGGTAATTCCACAGTGTTTACATTGACTTTACCATCAACAACAGGATATTCCTTACCGTTGATTGTTACAACAACAGCAGTGTTATTTGTAATTGTAATTGTGAAGTCTGATTCAATTTCATATACTTTGCCAACATCAATAGCCACAGTTGAATTGTGCTTAATCACAGTAAATACTGTGGAGTTAGTTGCCGCAGTGTAATAATCATTTTCAGCAACCTCAGCAGTAATAGTGTAATTACCAGCAACAGTTCCGTTGAATCTGTATTTACCATCTGCACCTTTGACAACTTCAACACCATTCACTTTAACAACCAATGTAGCGTTACTGTTAGTGACAACTGTGAAAGTTAAGTTGCTGTCAATTTCAATAATGCTGTCTGCTGTGATATTCACAGTAGCGATTGTCTTATTGATTACATGGAATGCATCGCTTACTGCACTAGTAGCATTGTACTTGTCATCACCAGGGTAGTATACTTTAGCGGTGTAGTCACCGACTGGTAATGTTACAGTTAAAGTTGCCACACCTTCTTTAATAGGTACGGTGTAGTTTAATCCATTAACTTCAATTAGGACGTTGCCGGTTTCAGCATTAGCCATTGTAACTGTAATGGTAGTATTATGACCGTCTACTGCAGTCACAGGAGTTACAACAACACTTTCGATTTCACTAGCATGTTTGTAAACAGT from Methanobrevibacter sp. includes the following:
- a CDS encoding Ig-like domain-containing protein, producing MTTVDGHNTTITVTMANAETGSVLIEVNGLNYTVPIKEGVATLTVTLPVDDYTAKVYYPGDDKYNATNAVSDVFHVINKTVAWINITADSIIEIDNNLTFTVTTNSNATLVVKVNGVEVVKGADGKYRFNGTVAGNYTITAEVAENDYYTAASNSTMFTVIKHNSTVSITVGEVYEIESGFTITITNNTAAVVIINGKEYPVVDGKVNVNTAELPAGHYIVTATIAENDKYYANSTTKEFDIIKHNATIASIVVPSVNVGVGKNATITVTMGNVTSGSVIIEVGGHNYTVPIVDKVAVLNVTLPVGDYTAKAYYLGDDKYNPVNATSDEFSVKDKEIPTIIINAPEIIEVDNNITFTVTNSTPVNVTVNGVTVEIKDGKYTYNATVAGTATIIVRSAETDDYYEGFNSTTVTVIKHNSTVSIDEIPLHYVGDNFTINVTNNTAVVVTINGKEYPVADGKVVVDTTKLPAGEYTVTATVYENDKYYGNSSTISFNITKRASSVNITVGLQYYVGDIFNITIENNTAVNVTINGKSYLIDTNGNIIIDTTKLPAGEYIVSASVAENDKYFANATSKTFNIVKKASDMTVVAAPESVVVGKNTTITVTMANNETGSVIIEVNGVNYTVAIKDHVAKLNVTLPAGDYTAKAYYLGDDKYNASNATSNTFYVVDKTVAWVNITADTSVEIDNNITFTVTTNSNATLVVKVNGVEITPVGGVYSFNGTVAGNYTITAEVAENDYYTAAENSTVFTVYKHASEIESVVVTPVTAVDGHNTTITVTMANAETGNVLIEVNGLNYTVPIKEGVATLTVTLPVGDYTAKVYYPGDDKYNATSAVSDAFHVINKTIATVNITADSIIEIDSNLTFTVVTNSNATLVVKVNGVEVVKGADGKYRFNGTVAGNYTITAEVAENDYYTAATNSTVFTVIKHNSTVAIDVGKVYEIESDFTITITNNTAVVVTINGKEYPVVDGKVNVNTVELPAGHYIVTATIAENDKYYANTTTKEFDIIKHNATIDSVVVPSVDVVVGKEATITVTMGNVTSGSVIIEVGGHNYTVPIVDKVAELNVTLPVGDYTAKAYYLGDDKYNPVNATSDEFSVVNKTTATVIITADKIIEIDNNLTFTVTTNSNSTLVVKVNGVVVTPVGGVYSFNGTVAGNYTITAEVAENDYYTQASNSTMFTVIKHNSTVKVDDISTHYVGDEFEITLTNNTAAVVTINGKEYSVVDGKVVVDTTKLPAGEYTVTATVYENDKYYGNSSTISFNITKSASSVNVTVDPINVNETAIIDITGPSDFNGTAVVNVNGMNYSVALTNGVGQLKVDGLANGTYDINVTYLENDKYLQSVNDTVKLLVNKVADAEITASADNITVGDPAVIKVTVPDDATGNVTVTIGNITRTVPIAGGENEIIVPGVPVGDYEVKVTYNGDDKYLPANTTTPLSVKPAETDPADIKVIDQGNGTVVVVVPKDATGNVNITINGTNYTSPVVNGTATFDLTNETPGTYDITATYSGDENYTAAAANGTVTIPKYATPISIEVNASAVGNITKVIVSVPENVTENVTVEIDGKTYSVKPVDGKAVFEIEGLTVGNKTVVASYAGDDWYLANSTTAQFKVDKVASSVNVTGDVIKVDETATIVIAGPSDFNGTAVVTIGGKDYSVNVTNGAGQLKVDGLANATYDVKVTLLENDKYLSSSNDTAKVIVNKVSDAEISASADNITVGDPAVIKVTVPEDATGNVTVTIGNITRTVPITGGENEIIVPGVPVGDYEVKVTYNGDDKYLPANTTTPLSVKPAETSPDDIKVIDQGNGTVVVVVPANATGNVTVTIDGNNYTSPIVNGTATFDLTNETPGTHDITATYSGDENHKGQSTDGKVTIPKHATPMSIEVTGGKVGETIEVTVNVPENVTGNVTVEIDGKTYSKKPVDGKAVFEITGLLSGNKTVTAIYDGDDSYLANATTADFTVDKNPAPISVEVDNSTNGQATVTVTLPEDATGYVVVNVAGTDYGINLTAGEKSVTIPIKGTGDYTANVIYLGDEKYLGNSTSKDFHISSNKTSPNIGAEVDNVPVGEDVKVKVIVPEGGDGNVTVTVDNITVTAPVTGGENIISIPGVSEGTHDVNISYSGNDQYNPQDITKSVKVFKSVIAENITRGWNSPYDYKAEFLDKNGHVLPYTDVQFTVNGKTYTVKTDSQGIAFLDTSKLAVGKYDVTIINPVTGEERTATTTIVKRLIENKDITMDFVDGTYYTVRAIGDDGKPVGEGEFVDIYVHTIHYSCRTDANGYARLKLNLNPGKYTITAEYKNTKVSNKLVVKQTLKLVKKTVKVKKGKKLVLKAKLKWSNGKPIKGKIIKFTFKGKTYKAKTNSKGIAKVTIKKKVTKKLKKGKKYAYSAKYLTNIVKGKVKVK